The proteins below are encoded in one region of Syngnathus acus chromosome 2, fSynAcu1.2, whole genome shotgun sequence:
- the acadl gene encoding long-chain specific acyl-CoA dehydrogenase, mitochondrial, with amino-acid sequence MFVRNTFKLFGCDFKRISLSGQILPSAAARLQHNDAREPTPSSRPETSKAKNMLDIGTRRIFNEDHDLFRQSVRRFFQEEVVPHHKEWEKAGQVSREVWEKAGEQGLLGVMTPEECGGIGGDLLSTAVTWEEQMYSNCSGPGFALHSDIVMPYIINYGTKEQIERFIPKMTAGKCICAIAMTEPGAGSDLQGVRTYAKRDGSDWILNGNKVFITNGWMADLVVVVAVTDREAKTAAHGISLFLVEDGMSGFHKGRKLEKIGLKAQDTAELFFEDVRLPAEALLGGLNKGFYYLMNELPQERLVIADMAIASCEFMFEETRSYVLQRKAFGKTIAHLQTVQHNLAELKTEICVGRAFVDSCLQLHVEKRLDPATASMAKYWASELQNKVATRCLQLHGGWGYMWEYPIAKAFVDSRIQPIYGGTNEIMKELIARSIVSQK; translated from the exons ATGTTTGTCAGAAATACATTCAAACTATTTGGTTGTGACTTTAAACGAATCTCCCTGTCAGGACAGATTCTGCCGTCGGCTGCAGCAAG ATTGCAGCACAATGATGCTCGAGAACCAACCCCCTCCTCTCGTCCGGAGACATCCAAAGCAAAGAACATGCTGGACATCGGGACTCGGCGCATTTTCAACGAGGACCATGACCTCTTTAGGCAGAGTGTGCGCCGCTTCTTCCAAGAGGAGGTCGTGCCACATCACAAGGAGTGGGAGAAAGCCGGCCAGGTGAGCAGGGAGGTGTGGGAAAAGGCCGGCGAGCAAGGCCTGCTGGGAGTTATGACACCAGAGGAGTGCGGCGGCATTGGCGGGGACCTGTTGTCAACTGCTGTCACGTGGGAGGAACA AATGTACTCAAACTGTTCAGGACCAGGTTTTGCGCTTCACTCCGACATTGTCATGCCCTACATCATCAACTACGGCACCAAGGAGCAGATTGAACGCTTCATTCCCAAGATGACTGCCGGAAAATGCATTTGCGCCATTGCCATGACTGAACCCGGAGCGGGCAG CGACCTTCAAGGTGTGCGGACATACGCCAAGCGTGACGGCAGCGATTGGATCTTGAACGGCAACAAA GTGTTCATCACCAACGGCTGGATGGCTgacctggtggtggtggtggccgtGACGGACCGCGAGGCCAAGACGGCCGCCCATGGCATCAGTCTCTTTCTTGTGGAGGATGGCATGAGTGGCTTCCACAAAGGGCGCAAGTTGGAAAAAATCGGCCTAAAGGCACAG GACACGgctgaacttttttttgagGACGTGCGACTCCCGGCGGAAGCGCTGTTGGGCGGCCTCAACAAGGGTTTCTACTACTTGATGAACGAGCTGCCACAG GAGCGTCTGGTGATCGCCGACATGGCCATCGCGAGCTGCGAGTTCATGTTTGAGGAAACCAGGAGCTACGTCCTGCAGAGGAAAGCATTCGGAAAGACGATCGCTCACCTGCAG ACCGTGCAGCACAACCTGGCCGAGCTAAAGACGGAAATCTGCGTGGGGCGCGCGTTCGTTGACAGCTGCCTCCAGCTCCACGTGGAGAAGCGGCTGGACCCCGCAACGGCTTCCATGGCCAAGTACTG GGCGTCTGAGCTGCAGAACAAGGTGGCCACACGGTGCCTGCAGCTCCATGGTGGCTGGGGCTACATGTGGGAGTACCCCATTGCTAA GGCGTTTGTGGATTCTCGCATTCAGCCCATCTACGGAGGAACGAATGAGATCATGAAAGAGCTCATCGCGCGGAGCATCGTCAGCCAGAAATGA
- the mylz3 gene encoding myosin, light polypeptide 3, skeletal muscle: protein MTEFTADQIEDFKEAFGLFDRIGDNQVAYNQVPDIMRALGQNPTNKDVAKILGNPSAEEMANKRINFDAFLPMLKQADALPKGTYDDYVEGLRVFDKEGNGTVMGAELRIVLSTLGEKMNETEIDALMAGQEDENGSVHYEAFVKHIMSV from the exons ATG ACTGAGTTCACAGCGGATCAAATTGAGG ACTTCAAGGAGGCCTTCGGTCTCTTCGACAGAATTGGTGACAACCAGGTGGCCTACAACCAGGTGCCCGACATCATGCGCGCTCTGGGCCAGAACCCTACCAACAAGGACGTCGCCAAGATCTTGGGCAACCCCTCCGCAGAAG AAATGGCCAACAAGAGGATCAACTTCGACGCCTTCCTGCCCATGCTGAAACAGGCGGACGCTCTGCCCAAGGGCACCTACGACGACTACGTTGAGGGTCTGCGCGTCTTCGACAAGGAGGGCAACGGCACCGTCATGGGTGCTGAGCTGCGCATCGTCCTGTCCACCCTGG GAGAGAAGATGAACGAAACCGAGATCGATGCCCTCATGGCCGGCCAGGAGGATGAGAACGGCAGTGTGCACTATGAGG CTTTCGTCAAGCACATCATGTCTGTGTAA
- the lancl1 gene encoding glutathione S-transferase LANCL1, with protein MDTRALKNPYPDYTPEHTQSLFDSHGKLTSAFAKRLSSKIDELLAVMENGLKAADPKDCTTYTGWAGIALLYLHIHRIFKQPAFLQKALEHISRSLKYLTRRHDVTFLCGDAGPLAVAAVIYHQLQMPGEADECISRLLQYHETVMKGSGGLPDELLYGRVGYLYSLVFVNQQLGTDRIPLQHIRQISEAILASGERLSKKCRVQDQSPLMYEWYNERYVGAAHGLAGIYYFLMQAGFVAAEENVGRMVKPSVDYVRHLKFPSGNYPPCIGDDRDLLVHWCHGSPGVIYMLLQAHKVFGESPYLEDALQCGEVVWRWGLLKKGYGLCHGAAGNAYTFLALYRHTQDPKHLYRACMFADWCMNYGSHGCRTPDTPFSLFEGMAGTIYFLADLLQPTQARFPAFEV; from the exons ATGGACACGAGAGCCTTGAAGAATCCCTATCCTGACTATACCCCAGAGCACACGCAGTCGCTTTTTGACTCCCATGGCAAG TTGACGTCTGCGTTTGCTAAGCGCTTAAGCAGCAAGATCGACGAGCTTTTGGCTGTCATGGAGAACGGGCTCAAGGCTGCCGACCCAAAAGATTGCACCACTTACACAGGATGGGCAG GCATTGCATTGCTCTACCTGCACATCCACCGTATCTTCAAACAACCAGCATTCCTCCAGAAGGCGCTGGAACACATCAGCCGCAGTCTGAAGTACCTGACTCGCCGCCATGATGTCACTTTCCTTTGTGGTGACGCGGGGCCGCTAGCTGTGGCGGCTGTCATCTACCACCAACTGCAAATGCCAGGAGAGGCCGACGAATGCATCAGCAG GCTGCTGCAGTATCACGAGACAGTTATGAAAGGTTCCGGCGGGTTGCCTGACGAGCTCCTCTACGGTCGGGTGGGTTACCTCTATTCTCTCGTCTTTGTCAACCAGCAGCTCGGTACGGACAGAATTCCCTTGCAGCACATCCGGCAG ATCAGTGAGGCCATCCTGGCATCAGGCGAGCGCCTCAGTAAGAAGTGTCGTGTCCAGGATCAAAGCCCCCTGATGTACGAGTGGTACAATGAACGATATGTCGGCGCCGCCCACGGATTGGCCGGCATCTATTACTTCCTCATGCAG GCTGGGTTTGTCGCGGCTGAGGAGAACGTTGGCAGGATGGTCAAACCCAGCGTGGACTATGTCCGCCATCTCAAGTTCCCCTCTGGGAACTACCCTCCCTGTATCGGAGATGATCGTGACCTGCTGGTGCACTGGTGTCACGGATCCCCGGGCGTCATCTACATGCTCCTGCAGGCGCATAAG GTGTTTGGTGAGTCTCCGTACCTGGAGGATGCCCTGCAGTGTGGCGAGGTTGTGTGGCGCTGGGGATTGCTGAAGAAAGGCTACGGCTTGTGTCACGGCGCGGCAGGCAATGCGTACACCTTCCTGGCTCTGTACCGTCACACGCAGGACCCCAAGCACCTTTACCGAGCCTGCATG TTTGCAGATTGGTGTATGAACTATGGCTCACATGGCTGCAGGACACCAGATACCCCCTTCTCACTTTTTGAAG GCATGGCAGGTACCATCTACTTTTTGGCCGACCTCCTGCAGCCAACGCAAGCACGGTTCCCAGCCTTCGAGGTTTGA